Proteins encoded in a region of the Chryseobacterium piperi genome:
- a CDS encoding DEAD/DEAH box helicase — protein sequence MSFESLGLSHNIIHSVKKLGYLKPFPIQEQAIPVILEGKDLMGIAQTGSGKTACFVMPILEKLQNAEVKKDRNIQVLILVPTRELAIQIDEVFRAFTENLKREIRTMAVYGGVSINPQMKGMFGVEVLIATPGRLLDLIDHKALSISEIKHLVIDEADKMFQLGFGEEMNKLFALMPVMKQTTMFSATLDDKVSEMKKQLSINPTIIEIKKEEVEIDHIEQLAYHVSPEDKGPFLRYLIKEKKVEKALIFVSSTKSADNLVEKLKKNKIKAVAIHSQKSQGARRNNLEEFKVNGAQILVATDLLGRGIHIDSLPCVINYELPRSPLDYIHRIGRTGRANEKGTAISLLTDDELHHFRVIQKKMGKKVTLQRTEGINLHGY from the coding sequence ATGTCATTTGAGTCTTTAGGATTATCACACAATATTATTCATTCTGTTAAAAAACTGGGCTATTTAAAGCCGTTTCCCATTCAGGAACAAGCTATCCCTGTTATTTTAGAGGGGAAAGATTTGATGGGAATTGCGCAAACAGGTTCTGGAAAAACAGCATGTTTTGTAATGCCCATTTTAGAAAAATTACAAAATGCAGAGGTTAAGAAAGATCGTAATATTCAGGTTTTAATATTGGTTCCTACAAGAGAATTGGCCATTCAAATTGATGAAGTTTTCAGAGCTTTTACAGAAAATCTAAAGCGTGAGATTCGAACGATGGCTGTCTATGGTGGTGTTTCTATTAACCCACAAATGAAAGGGATGTTTGGGGTAGAAGTTCTTATTGCAACGCCCGGTCGTTTATTAGATTTAATTGATCATAAAGCACTGAGCATTTCAGAGATTAAACACTTGGTCATTGATGAAGCAGATAAAATGTTTCAATTAGGCTTTGGTGAAGAAATGAACAAGCTTTTCGCTCTAATGCCTGTAATGAAACAGACAACAATGTTTTCGGCGACTTTAGATGATAAAGTTTCTGAAATGAAGAAACAGTTGTCAATAAATCCGACGATTATTGAAATCAAAAAAGAAGAAGTTGAAATTGATCATATTGAGCAACTGGCCTATCATGTTTCTCCGGAAGATAAGGGTCCTTTTTTACGTTATTTAATCAAAGAAAAAAAGGTTGAAAAAGCTTTAATCTTTGTTTCTTCTACAAAATCTGCCGATAATTTAGTTGAAAAGCTTAAAAAAAATAAAATTAAAGCAGTCGCGATTCATAGTCAGAAATCCCAAGGTGCCCGTAGAAATAATTTAGAAGAATTTAAAGTCAACGGGGCTCAGATTTTGGTTGCTACAGACTTACTTGGTCGTGGTATTCACATAGACTCTTTGCCTTGTGTGATCAATTATGAATTACCGCGTTCGCCTTTGGATTATATTCACCGTATTGGTAGAACCGGGCGTGCCAACGAAAAAGGAACTGCTATTAGTCTCCTGACGGATGATGAATTGCATCATTTCAGAGTAATTCAAAAGAAAATGGGGAAAAAAGTAACTCTACAAAGAACAGAAGGGATTAATCTGCATGGTTATTAA
- a CDS encoding YfiT family bacillithiol transferase, whose product MSTLEQKKFPIGQFEKPNYICDIELDKYMKVIKIFPERLKDLIEDFTDDQLDTPYREGGWTVRQLINHIADSHINSFIRFKLALTEDNPTIKPYDEAKWAELQDSISMPVKPAMRMIKGTHQRWHVLLKTLTNKQFERTFHHPENNQDYDLRYYLAFYAWHCHHHFAHIENLKKEKGW is encoded by the coding sequence ATGAGTACTCTAGAACAAAAGAAATTTCCGATAGGGCAGTTTGAAAAACCTAATTATATTTGTGATATCGAGTTGGATAAGTACATGAAGGTGATTAAGATTTTTCCGGAAAGATTAAAAGACCTTATTGAAGACTTTACAGATGATCAGTTAGATACTCCGTACAGAGAAGGAGGTTGGACGGTAAGACAGCTCATTAACCATATCGCTGACAGCCATATCAACAGTTTTATTCGTTTTAAATTGGCTTTGACGGAAGATAATCCTACCATAAAACCTTATGATGAAGCCAAATGGGCTGAACTTCAGGATAGTATTAGCATGCCGGTGAAACCAGCCATGAGAATGATCAAAGGAACTCATCAGAGATGGCATGTTCTACTCAAAACCCTTACCAATAAGCAATTCGAAAGAACTTTTCATCATCCGGAAAATAACCAGGATTATGATTTAAGATATTATCTTGCTTTCTACGCATGGCATTGCCATCATCATTTTGCTCATATTGAAAATCTGAAGAAAGAAAAAGGTTGGTAA